The following coding sequences lie in one Heyndrickxia oleronia genomic window:
- a CDS encoding sialate O-acetylesterase yields the protein MIKSFLMLGQSNMAGRGFLHEVEPIYNEKIKMLRNGQWQMMTEPINYDRPVAGVSLAASFAQAWSNANPDEEIGLIPCAEGGSSLNDWHPQGTLFQHALSEARFALETSKICGILWHQGESDSNNSLHKTYYEKLSLIIETLRKELYLQNVPLIIGELGDFLGKSGFGKYSPEFQEINDQLRRFAHEQQNCYFVSAKGLTANPDGIHLNAVSQRKFGYRYFEAFSKKCHILEPLSDENQSLKINNNYSKTEQIYIHSMNLALGKITYAEFEAQMAKVMHP from the coding sequence ATGATAAAATCTTTTTTAATGTTAGGGCAATCAAATATGGCAGGTCGTGGATTCTTGCATGAGGTAGAACCTATCTATAATGAAAAAATAAAAATGCTTCGCAACGGTCAGTGGCAAATGATGACAGAACCGATTAATTATGACCGCCCTGTTGCTGGTGTAAGTCTAGCAGCATCTTTTGCACAGGCATGGTCGAATGCCAACCCGGATGAAGAAATTGGTTTGATTCCTTGTGCGGAAGGTGGCAGTTCCTTGAACGATTGGCATCCGCAGGGTACTCTTTTTCAACATGCTTTATCTGAAGCTCGATTTGCTCTTGAAACTAGTAAAATTTGTGGCATACTTTGGCATCAAGGTGAAAGTGATAGCAATAATTCTCTACATAAAACGTATTATGAAAAGTTATCTCTTATCATTGAAACTTTACGTAAAGAATTATACCTTCAAAATGTCCCATTAATCATTGGTGAGCTTGGTGATTTTTTAGGAAAATCGGGTTTTGGAAAGTACTCACCTGAGTTTCAAGAAATCAACGACCAATTACGTCGATTCGCTCATGAACAGCAAAATTGTTATTTTGTATCGGCAAAAGGGCTAACTGCCAATCCGGATGGTATTCATTTGAACGCTGTTTCCCAACGAAAATTCGGTTATCGCTACTTCGAAGCATTTTCGAAAAAGTGTCATATCTTAGAGCCTCTTTCGGATGAAAATCAATCACTAAAAATAAACAATAACTATTCGAAAACTGAACAAATTTATATTCACAGTATGAATTTGGCTCTAGGTAAAATCACATACGCTGAATTTGAAGCACAAATGGCGAAGGTGATGCACCCTTGA
- a CDS encoding 2-hydroxyacid dehydrogenase family protein, producing MAKIFISGEIPEIGYQLLKDHEIDVYYGEKLITEEELAERIADKDALLCPLSTPVTRKVIDSAPNLKIIANFGAGFNNIDVQYAKEKNIFVSNTPDVSTDATAELSIGLMLAISRRIPEGDQLCRTEGFNGWAPLFFLGRGLSEKTLGIIGFGSIGQAVARKAKAFGMKILYTGPRRKDEAIEKELNASFVSFEELIQQSDYVSVHSPYNKETHHLITLDVIQKMKKDAFLINASRGPVVHEEDLVKALKEGQIAGAALDVFEFEPKITEELKTLKNVVLTPHIGNATIEARDAMAKLAVKNITNVLSGDNPITPV from the coding sequence ATGGCAAAAATATTTATATCTGGAGAAATCCCTGAGATCGGGTACCAACTTTTAAAAGATCATGAAATTGATGTGTACTATGGGGAGAAACTAATAACTGAGGAAGAATTAGCGGAGAGGATTGCCGATAAAGATGCACTTTTATGTCCATTATCTACTCCTGTTACACGAAAGGTAATTGATTCGGCACCTAATTTAAAAATTATTGCTAATTTTGGTGCAGGATTTAACAATATTGATGTTCAGTATGCAAAGGAAAAAAATATATTTGTATCTAATACTCCTGATGTCTCTACAGACGCAACAGCAGAATTGTCAATTGGGTTGATGTTAGCAATTTCAAGAAGAATACCTGAAGGGGATCAGCTCTGTCGCACAGAAGGTTTTAACGGATGGGCTCCTTTATTTTTCCTTGGAAGGGGATTAAGCGAGAAGACATTGGGAATCATTGGTTTTGGTAGTATCGGACAGGCAGTCGCGAGAAAAGCTAAAGCATTTGGGATGAAGATACTATATACAGGACCCCGACGTAAGGATGAAGCAATAGAAAAAGAGTTAAATGCATCCTTTGTATCTTTCGAAGAGCTTATTCAACAATCGGATTATGTATCTGTTCACTCACCGTATAATAAAGAAACCCATCATTTAATTACATTAGACGTCATTCAAAAAATGAAAAAAGATGCCTTTTTAATTAATGCATCCAGGGGACCGGTTGTTCATGAGGAAGATTTAGTTAAGGCTCTGAAAGAAGGTCAAATTGCAGGTGCTGCATTAGATGTATTTGAATTTGAGCCGAAAATTACGGAAGAACTTAAAACGTTAAAAAATGTTGTCTTAACACCACATATCGGAAATGCAACGATTGAAGCACGTGATGCGATGGCCAAATTGGCTGTTAAAAACATTACTAATGTTTTATCAGGTGACAATCCGATTACTCCGGTATAA
- a CDS encoding PadR family transcriptional regulator, whose protein sequence is MIPLLILGLLIQNPGTHGYELLSLMEKRHYKYIVNFTKGSFYYNLQQLEEKGLIEQTHQIRPNNGREIHTYKITSLGIEEFEKLMAKYGTKSEYVNLQFYGALLFADEFDKNKLLELIQSQIDQTEARIALLDEYLTITKELPGKIDYFRRMNENSRSHHLVNLKWFKELKADIEEATV, encoded by the coding sequence TTGATTCCCTTACTTATCCTTGGCTTACTTATTCAAAACCCTGGCACTCATGGATACGAACTATTAAGTTTAATGGAAAAACGACATTATAAATATATCGTTAACTTCACTAAAGGATCATTTTATTACAATTTGCAACAACTTGAAGAAAAAGGTTTGATTGAACAAACACATCAAATACGTCCAAACAATGGTCGTGAAATTCACACCTATAAAATCACGTCTTTAGGAATAGAAGAATTCGAAAAATTAATGGCCAAATATGGGACTAAATCCGAGTATGTAAACTTGCAATTCTATGGCGCATTACTCTTTGCAGATGAATTCGATAAAAATAAATTATTAGAATTAATCCAATCACAAATTGATCAAACTGAAGCCAGAATTGCTCTTCTCGATGAATACCTAACTATCACTAAAGAATTGCCGGGTAAAATTGATTATTTTCGTCGCATGAACGAAAATTCTCGTTCACACCATTTAGTGAACTTAAAATGGTTTAAAGAATTGAAGGCCGACATAGAAGAAGCTACTGTGTAA
- the argH gene encoding argininosuccinate lyase has product MSKLWGGRFTKQTNELVEQFTASISFDQKLALEDIEGSIAHVQMLGECEILPMDDVELIKEGLKKIETKILNKEVQFSVSDEDIHMNIEKMLIDEIGPVGGKLHTGRSRNDQVATDMHLYLKKQTYELIDWVGHVQASLLEQAKKNVDTIMPGYTHLQRAQPILFSHHLLAYFWMFERDKERLKDSLKRINWSPLGAGALAGTTFPINRNRSAELLGFETVYPNSLDAVSDRDFILEFLSIASIMMTHISRISEELIIWSSQEFQFIELDDSFCTGSSIMPQKKNPDVPELLRGKTGRVYGNLIGLLTVLKGLPLAYNKDMQEDKEGMLDTVETLNGSLRLLAPMIETMTVNTEKMYAAVATDYSNATDIADYLVTKGLPFRQAHEVIGKIVLYGIQHGKYLLDLSFEEYQSFSPLFEKDIFDVLHPTHVVEARNSFGGTSKEQVQQQIVLAEKKL; this is encoded by the coding sequence ATGAGTAAGCTTTGGGGCGGACGTTTTACAAAACAAACGAATGAATTAGTAGAACAATTTACAGCATCCATATCTTTTGATCAAAAACTTGCATTAGAGGATATTGAAGGAAGTATCGCACATGTACAAATGCTTGGCGAATGTGAGATACTTCCGATGGATGATGTTGAATTAATTAAGGAAGGCTTAAAAAAAATCGAAACAAAGATACTGAATAAAGAGGTACAATTTTCCGTTTCAGATGAAGATATTCATATGAATATTGAAAAAATGCTAATTGATGAAATTGGTCCAGTTGGCGGTAAATTACATACCGGCAGAAGTCGAAATGACCAGGTTGCAACGGATATGCATCTTTATTTAAAAAAACAAACTTATGAATTAATAGATTGGGTGGGACATGTTCAAGCTTCATTGCTTGAACAGGCAAAAAAAAATGTTGATACGATTATGCCAGGATACACACATTTGCAAAGGGCTCAGCCTATTTTATTTTCCCATCATTTACTTGCTTATTTTTGGATGTTTGAAAGAGATAAGGAAAGATTAAAAGATAGTTTAAAAAGAATTAATTGGTCTCCACTTGGTGCAGGGGCTTTAGCAGGTACTACCTTCCCAATCAATCGAAATCGGTCAGCAGAACTATTGGGGTTCGAAACAGTATATCCTAATAGTTTAGATGCAGTAAGTGATCGTGATTTTATATTAGAATTCTTATCAATTGCATCCATTATGATGACCCATATCTCTCGTATATCAGAAGAATTAATCATTTGGTCTAGCCAAGAATTTCAATTTATTGAATTAGATGATTCATTCTGTACAGGTTCAAGTATTATGCCACAAAAGAAAAACCCAGATGTTCCAGAATTATTACGTGGAAAAACAGGGCGTGTATATGGCAATTTAATCGGCTTATTGACCGTGTTGAAAGGATTGCCATTAGCCTATAACAAAGATATGCAAGAGGATAAAGAAGGAATGCTAGATACAGTCGAGACACTAAATGGATCTTTACGTTTATTAGCGCCAATGATTGAAACAATGACCGTAAATACAGAAAAAATGTACGCTGCAGTAGCTACAGATTATTCAAATGCAACGGATATAGCTGATTATTTAGTGACAAAGGGTCTACCGTTTCGCCAAGCTCATGAGGTGATTGGTAAAATTGTATTATATGGTATTCAACATGGTAAATACCTGCTTGACTTATCATTTGAAGAGTATCAATCTTTTAGTCCATTGTTTGAGAAAGATATTTTTGATGTATTACATCCTACACATGTTGTTGAGGCAAGAAATAGTTTTGGTGGTACTTCAAAAGAGCAAGTACAACAACAAATTGTTCTAGCTGAAAAGAAATTATAG